A genomic window from Flavobacterium johnsoniae includes:
- a CDS encoding SDR family oxidoreductase, producing the protein MKILLTGATGYIGKRLLVILIGQGHEAVCCVRDKNRFYYPEGAEKSIQLIEADFLDKQSLKAIPDDIDAAYYLIHSMSGSGSDYDRLESIAAQNFTDRIDATAARQIIYLSGIVNGRNLSKHLSSRKAVEDILNASRVPAATLRAGIIVGSGSASFEIIRGLVDKLPVMVTPKWLNTRCQPIAVSDVLEFLIRSLLNEKTYHESFDIGGPDILTYKEMLLGFARAKKLKRYIFTVPVMTPKLSSYWLYFVTSVSFRLASALVSSMKVEVVCRDNRINALLGVNPMPYKEALEKALVKINGDAVISSWKDSLISGRFKGNVSHYLKVPKKGCFIDRRKKAVRNRDYTIGRIWAIGGETGWYYADWLWDLRGFIDKVFGGVGLRRGRTHKNELHPGDALDFWRVVYADKAEGKLILYAEMKLPGEAWLEFKIINNDLYQAATFKPRGLIGRLYWYCVLPFHGFIFGGMLKKLI; encoded by the coding sequence ATGAAGATTCTCTTGACCGGCGCCACGGGATATATCGGAAAAAGGCTCCTTGTGATCTTAATCGGCCAAGGGCATGAAGCGGTATGCTGCGTGAGGGATAAAAACAGGTTTTATTATCCTGAGGGGGCTGAAAAAAGCATTCAGCTCATCGAAGCTGATTTTCTCGATAAGCAGAGCCTGAAGGCTATACCTGATGATATTGATGCCGCCTATTATCTGATCCATTCCATGTCCGGTTCTGGCTCTGATTATGATAGACTGGAAAGTATTGCCGCGCAGAATTTTACAGACAGGATCGATGCGACGGCTGCCCGTCAGATTATTTACCTCAGCGGTATTGTAAATGGCCGGAATTTATCAAAGCATCTGTCTTCCAGAAAAGCAGTGGAGGATATTTTAAATGCATCAAGGGTTCCGGCGGCAACATTAAGGGCAGGTATTATTGTGGGCTCGGGAAGCGCCTCATTTGAAATCATACGCGGCCTGGTGGATAAACTTCCTGTTATGGTCACCCCAAAATGGCTCAATACCAGGTGCCAGCCCATAGCGGTGTCCGATGTGCTGGAGTTTCTGATCCGCTCACTTCTCAATGAAAAGACCTATCATGAGAGTTTTGATATCGGCGGTCCGGATATATTGACCTATAAAGAAATGCTGCTGGGGTTTGCCCGGGCTAAAAAACTAAAAAGATATATTTTTACCGTGCCGGTGATGACTCCAAAATTATCATCTTACTGGCTTTATTTTGTTACCTCCGTTTCCTTTAGGCTTGCTTCGGCACTGGTCAGCAGCATGAAGGTGGAGGTGGTCTGCAGAGATAACCGCATCAATGCGCTGCTGGGCGTAAACCCAATGCCTTACAAAGAGGCCCTTGAAAAGGCTTTGGTAAAAATCAATGGGGATGCGGTAATTTCAAGCTGGAAAGATTCCCTTATAAGCGGCCGGTTCAAGGGAAATGTTTCCCACTATCTTAAGGTGCCCAAAAAGGGCTGCTTTATTGACAGAAGGAAAAAAGCAGTGCGGAACAGAGATTATACAATCGGCAGAATCTGGGCCATAGGCGGAGAAACGGGATGGTATTATGCGGACTGGCTCTGGGATCTGCGGGGATTTATCGACAAGGTTTTTGGAGGTGTGGGCCTTAGAAGGGGAAGGACCCATAAAAATGAGCTTCATCCCGGGGATGCGCTGGATTTCTGGCGTGTGGTCTATGCGGACAAAGCGGAGGGAAAACTTATTTTATACGCCGAAATGAAACTGCCCGGTGAGGCCTGGCTGGAATTTAAGATCATTAATAATGATTTATATCAGGCCGCAACCTTTAAGCCCAGAGGACTCATAGGCAGGCTCTACTGGTATTGCGTGCTTCCATTTCATGGTTTTATATTCGGGGGAATGCTTAAAAAATTAATCTAG
- a CDS encoding PAS domain-containing sensor histidine kinase: MERTLQLLRDIVDNAPLPIGVYTGSELKIELANLAMIKTWGKGDKVLGRSYIEVLPELGKQRIFEQALEVYRTGSAFHAKDKRVDIVMDGQQKTFYFNYCFMPLFDQQGLVYGVMNTGMDITDLHLAKEKVQSSEEQLRMAVEASGMGTYEIDLLGQSIATSGNFSSIWDIKDTITNEKIISKLHPDDIAVREKAHLDAQKSGVISYQARIINEDKSLRWTNITGKIIRDENGKPVKITGIIEDIDRRKTLEEQLRKEARETTQELQRSNDDLQHFANLVSHDLREPVRKVKTFISRMRDEMQSDFSQRLEWYVGKIEHSAHRMQNVIEGILAYSAADKKKQPVERIDLNRILEGIKTDLELVIQEKNAVLISSELPEIQGARILIQQLFYNLVHNALKFSRAEIPPKVIISSSLVQGSGGDLVQVCIQDNGIGIDKAYSERIFTAFERLHSKDQYEGSGLGLSLCRKIAERHGGTITASGEKDKGAVFTVVLPLKQQSTAL; this comes from the coding sequence ATGGAAAGAACTTTACAGCTTTTAAGAGATATAGTGGATAATGCCCCGCTGCCCATAGGGGTGTATACCGGCAGCGAATTAAAGATAGAACTGGCCAATCTGGCGATGATAAAAACCTGGGGCAAAGGCGATAAGGTGCTGGGCCGAAGCTATATTGAGGTGCTTCCCGAGCTTGGGAAGCAGCGCATTTTTGAACAGGCCCTTGAGGTTTACAGGACCGGCAGCGCATTTCATGCCAAGGATAAAAGGGTGGATATTGTAATGGACGGGCAGCAGAAGACTTTTTATTTCAATTACTGCTTTATGCCCCTTTTCGATCAGCAGGGACTTGTCTATGGGGTGATGAACACTGGGATGGATATCACCGATCTTCATCTGGCAAAGGAAAAAGTGCAGAGTTCCGAAGAGCAGCTTCGCATGGCCGTTGAGGCATCGGGGATGGGCACCTACGAAATAGACCTGCTGGGCCAGTCCATAGCGACTTCGGGCAACTTCAGTTCTATCTGGGATATAAAAGATACCATTACAAATGAAAAGATCATATCAAAGCTTCATCCCGATGATATAGCAGTGCGTGAGAAAGCCCACCTTGATGCCCAGAAGAGCGGAGTGATTTCCTATCAGGCCAGGATCATAAATGAGGACAAATCGCTGCGATGGACCAATATCACCGGTAAAATAATCAGAGATGAGAACGGGAAGCCGGTTAAAATCACCGGCATTATCGAGGATATAGACCGCCGGAAGACCCTGGAGGAGCAGCTTCGAAAGGAGGCACGCGAAACTACCCAGGAGCTCCAGCGTTCCAATGACGATCTGCAGCATTTTGCCAATCTGGTCAGCCATGACCTCAGGGAGCCGGTGCGCAAGGTCAAAACCTTTATCAGCCGGATGCGCGATGAAATGCAGTCCGATTTCAGCCAGAGGCTGGAATGGTATGTGGGAAAGATCGAACATTCCGCCCACAGGATGCAGAATGTCATTGAAGGCATACTGGCCTATTCCGCCGCAGACAAGAAAAAACAGCCCGTGGAGCGCATTGACCTTAACAGGATCCTGGAAGGGATCAAGACCGACCTTGAACTGGTCATACAGGAGAAAAATGCGGTCCTTATCAGCTCTGAGCTCCCTGAGATTCAAGGGGCAAGGATCCTGATCCAGCAGCTTTTCTACAACCTGGTGCACAATGCCCTTAAGTTTTCAAGGGCGGAAATTCCTCCAAAGGTCATTATCAGCAGCAGTCTGGTTCAGGGCAGCGGCGGGGATCTGGTGCAGGTCTGCATTCAGGACAACGGAATCGGCATTGATAAGGCATACAGCGAGCGGATTTTTACGGCCTTTGAGCGCCTTCATTCCAAGGACCAGTACGAAGGCAGCGGTCTTGGGCTGTCACTCTGCAGAAAGATTGCGG
- a CDS encoding cold-shock protein gives MQEGTVKFFNEEKGFGFITPNNGGNEIFVHVSGLSENIRENDPVRYEVKEGQKGPNAVNVVKA, from the coding sequence ATGCAGGAAGGTACAGTAAAATTCTTCAATGAAGAAAAAGGATTCGGATTTATAACGCCAAATAACGGAGGAAACGAAATTTTTGTCCATGTTTCAGGCCTATCGGAAAATATCCGTGAGAATGACCCGGTGAGGTACGAGGTAAAAGAAGGCCAAAAAGGGCCGAACGCAGTAAATGTAGTGAAAGCCTAA
- a CDS encoding helix-turn-helix transcriptional regulator: MYSRINENIKTLRELKNYTQQYMALRLDMTQAGYSKIEKGASSVSFEKLEEIAAVFEMDVRNIISFDISGYLDPGFKSSAAAGQHSALNRLYADKIALLEKLLEKTDRELNVYKNKFGGL; encoded by the coding sequence ATGTACAGCAGAATAAATGAGAATATAAAAACGCTGAGAGAGCTTAAAAATTACACCCAGCAGTATATGGCCTTAAGGCTTGATATGACCCAGGCGGGCTACAGCAAAATTGAAAAAGGCGCAAGCAGTGTGAGTTTTGAAAAGCTGGAAGAAATTGCGGCAGTCTTTGAAATGGATGTGAGAAACATCATAAGCTTTGACATCAGCGGGTACCTGGACCCCGGATTTAAAAGCAGTGCCGCTGCAGGGCAGCACAGCGCTTTAAACAGGCTCTACGCGGACAAAATTGCCCTTCTGGAGAAACTGCTGGAAAAAACCGACAGGGAGCTCAATGTCTATAAAAATAAATTCGGGGGCCTCTAA
- a CDS encoding response regulator translates to MKNIYFADDDPDDREIFAELFYEMFPVEGLRLFESGKALTDALSSPAGPLPDLILLDLQMPLKDGFECLKEIRGGREDIKDIRVIIFSTSSNPRQVELALGMGADSYAVKPVLYRDLKSLIRRIVEMDWEDPQADRGLLLR, encoded by the coding sequence ATGAAAAATATCTATTTTGCCGATGATGATCCCGATGACAGGGAAATTTTTGCCGAGCTTTTCTATGAGATGTTCCCTGTGGAGGGCCTGAGGCTTTTTGAAAGCGGCAAAGCGCTGACCGATGCCCTCTCTTCGCCGGCCGGCCCGCTCCCGGACCTTATCCTTCTTGATCTGCAGATGCCTTTAAAAGATGGTTTTGAATGCCTTAAAGAAATACGCGGCGGCAGAGAAGATATAAAAGACATCAGGGTTATCATTTTTTCCACCTCGTCAAATCCCCGCCAGGTGGAGCTTGCCCTTGGTATGGGGGCAGATTCTTATGCCGTCAAGCCCGTCTTGTACAGGGATTTGAAATCCCTGATACGCAGGATAGTGGAAATGGACTGGGAAGATCCCCAGGCGGACCGAGGTCTGCTTTTGCGCTGA